GGATCTAAGTTCACGGTGCTGCCTTCGCCCTCGGATGCTTGGGGTGCGATGTCGATTGAACTAGGCAATCCACCCGCTTGGATCACCGGCGACGATGACCACTTGCGAATTTTGCTTCGTCGCAGCGACGCGCGAGTCCGTTATGTGGCTCACTACGCGGGGTGGGGACCGGGCCAACTTGACGAAGAACTTAGAGTCGGCGGCTGGCTTGCCGGCGATGCCGATCCCGATTTGATCTTCGGAAACGCGGATGATGTTTGGGAGAAAGCCGTTAAGCAATGCGGGCAGCAAGTGCTGAGTGAAATTGCACCAGGCGTTGCCTTTGGTGACCCTAGTTTGAACTAACACTTTTCGAATAATTCGCTAGACTTGACGTTTGATTTTTGATCATCGTCGTTGGTTGTTCCGCATCAAAGGCTGGAATGACACTCTCTTTTTTCTAGCAAGGTGTATCGATGCGAAGGTTCGTGATTGGTGACATTCACGGATGCGATAAAGCGCTGCGAACAATCATCGATACGATCGCTCCCAATCCCTCCGACGAAATCATCTTTCTTGGCGACTACATCGATCGTGGCCCCAATTCCAAAGGGGTGATTGAACAGCTACTGAAGCTCACGAGCGAATGCCAAGTGATCACGTTGCGTGGCAATCATGAAATCATGCTTCAAGGCGTGGCCCTGCATGGTCTCGACGAACAATTGTGGTTAGCCAACGGAGGTCGGGCGACGCTTACCAGCTACGGTGGAAAAATTGCCAAGATCCCTGATTCGCATATGGATTTTTTTCATGGCTTGCGAGCGTATCATGAAACTGGCGAATCCATCTTCGTGCATGCTGGGTATGATCACTCGCTCGAAATGCATCGACAACCCGAGATGAACACCTATTGGATGCACCTAGCATTCCCGTTTCCGCCGCCTCACGTCAGCGGAAAACGAGTGTATGTGGGTCACTCGCCACAAGGTTCTGGCGACATCCTTGATTTGGGTCACCTAGTTTGCCTGGACACTTATTGCTTCGGTGGGGGATATCTAACCGCGTTCAACCTCGACACTCTTGACTGCATTCAAGCGGACCGGCACGGGCACTTGCGAAGAGCGCCGTTTGCAATCGTCGGGGATGGCATCAAGCGGCTGGCGTCTCGCCTTGGAGCAACGTATCGGAAATTCAGCAAAGACAAGACGGAACCAGACGACGATCCGACGCCTGATGCTAAGGAAAGCTAGTCAAAGTTACTCGGCGAGCAATATCTCGATTGTGTCTCTCATTTGCTGTTCACCCGGTGTGCCGTTCCAGTTCAACTCACCTTGCCACCATCGCCGCAAAAAGCCTTCCTTGTCGATCAAATAAACCGTCGGCCACATCGTATTGTGCCAGGCTTTCCAGTTCGAACTCTCCGCATCCAGCATGGTAGGAAATTCAAACCCATCGTTCTTCACCGCTGCGGAAACCTTTTCTAGTCGTCGTTCCGCCGGAGTCTCCGGCGTCTGAATCCCGATCACGACCAAACCGTCATCTTCGTAATCTTTGTGCCATGCTTTGTAGTGCGGAAAATTGCGTTGACAGTTGATGCATTGAAACGCGTAAAAATGAACAGCCACGACTTTGCCCCTTAATTCGGACAAGGTCAACGGTCCCCCCTGTATCCAGGTCACACCATCGTCTTCAAGTTCTGGTGCTAGAGGGTACATTCGCTTGATCTTGCCAAAGTCAAAAGGTTTACCCGTTAGCTTACTTAGCATCGCTCGTTGGTTCTCATTGAGCGTCGCCACCATGTGAGTTCGCTCTTCTTTCTGCAACGCCTCGACACGCTTGCCTGCGGCACGGTTGTCAATCTTGCCATCGAACACCTCTTTCTGAACAGCAGCCGCTTCCGTTTCCGTTTTCGCAGCCGCTTCGTTGAAACGACTCAGTTGGTCGTCGCTGATGTCCAACTCGTCGACGACATCCTGGCGAAGCACCATCCGAGTTCCCAAGGCCTGACGTTCGAGTTGCCGTAATCGGTTTGACTGTTGTGGAGTCAACGTATCAGCCAACCGCGATCTCAATGCGTCAGTAAGTTCGTTAATGACTCGCGTTTGCTCAGCGGGCTGCAAGTTCCGTGCACGAAACCACGGACCATCAATTTCGGGCAACTGGCCAAGCACCGTTCCAACCTGATCCGACGACAACGACAATTCTTCGTGTATCGCGGTATCGCGAATCATTTGAAGCAGCACAGGCTGCAATTGGACCTTGTCGACAGCCAAGGCGTCCGAACAGCTAACAACGCTAAAGAGAAGGCAAGTAAGACTGCCCAGTATGCTTCGAGGCATTCAATTCCACCCTTCATCGAAAGTTTTATCGGAGATCACGCTCGTGGACTGGGATGACCGATTGGGATGGCTATCCGCCAAGATCGCAAGTCACCCAAGATTTCGAGTTCCCAACCACGGCGTATCAGGAACCAAGCTCACTTAATTTAGTGTATCCGATCTCATTGGCCTCGCGATTTCACTACAATCGAAGCACTCAATTAACCTGATCTATCACCAAACATTCATCATCAAGAACCGAAACGAAGAACATGAAAATTGCTATTCTTACCAGCATCTTATTTCTCGGCATCGTGATTGGCATGGCTCCACTTCCTGCATTGGCACAAGATGAATCTGAGCGTGTGCTCCGTCACGCCGTATTCTTCAAGTTCAAAGAAACTTCCAGCGAAAAAGATATTCAATCAGTCGTCGATGCGTTCGTTGCTCTACCGACCAAGATTGATTCGATTGTTAATTTCCAATGGGGAACAAACAACAGTCCCGAAGGTCTCGATGATGGATTCACTCACGCGTTCCTGCTAACGTTCAACGACGAAAGCGGACGAGAAGAATACCTCCCTCATCCAGCGCACAAAGAATTCGGCAACGTCCTTCGCCCTCACATGGCCGACGTTTTTGTCGTCGATTACTGGGGAAGCAAGTCAACCGAGGACCTTCAAGGCGAGATCAAGCACGCCGTGTTCTTCAAGTTCAAAGACGACGCATCGAGCGAAGCCGTGAAGAACGTCGAAGATGCCTTTGCGGCGTTGCCGTCAAAGATCGATACGATCAAGGCATTTGAGTGGGGAACGAACAATAGCCCGGAAACTCATGACGATGGATTCACCCATTGCTTCATGGTTACGTTTGCCGACGACGACGGTCGCAAAGTCTACCTGCCTCACCCCGATCACCAAGCGTTCGTGAAGGTACTCGGCCCTGTACTCGACAAGGTCCGCGTCATTGACTTTCAAGTAACGCCTAAGTAATTCGTCGTCGATCCATGAATGCACTCTCGATCCATGAATGCACTCTCGGGCCTTGAATGCACTCTCGTGCAGTATCCCGTCGAGAATGGATCAAATCGCGTTCTAGCGAGGATACGGCAGGCCCTGCATTGCCTGAAGGATTCGTTCGCTGACACCAAGATTGTGCAACTCAATGATCTCTGCAACGCTGACTTCGTGATCCATACCGCGATGTTGGAGTTGTTGAACAATGATGTTCTCGCTCAATCCGCTGTGCAACATTCCCAGCACATCTTGCGTCCCCATCGGTTGTGGACCGTGGGGAACGGCCACGTGAGGAACAACGACCGAAGGACTGTAAATCGGTTGGGGATAGACCGGTTGCGGGTAAACGGGTTGTGGCCCGTAGTAAGGTTTGTATTCGCGATAGATGTGATGATCGGAATGATGTCCGCTGTGGTAGCGATGGTTGTGTTCAATTCGCTGGTCTTTGGCATCGCCAATGGCACCACCGGCAACTGCACCAACGGCACCACCGATCAAGGCTCCCGCCGTTTCATTGTTCCCTTTGTCTCCGATCGCGACGCCAATGGCAGCACCTGCGAGACCGCCCAGTAGAGCTCCGCGACGACGATGAGTGCGATTTTGAGCGTCGGCGCTCTGCGCAACCATTGCGAACAACAGAACTAAAACGGTGATACGAATTTTCATGGCGTGGATTACTTTGGCAATCGAGTGAACAACCGTGAGTGACTACTCAGGCTGTGCCACCGTGTTAACGGGAGTAGTGGTTTCGCGAATTAGAATGCTCGGTCCGTAGACCTTCTCCATTCGCTCAGGCGAAAGAAGGTTCTCTTGCATGACGGATGGAGTATTCACCCGTTGCGTCGGAGTCGACTGGGTGGCACGCTGACTCGGCGTGTTGTAACGCGAGGTCGTTCGGCGGCCAAATGGGTTACGTGCTTCAGTGACAGTCGCAAATCCAGCGACCAAAATCAGACCGATGAATAGTCGTTTCTTCATCTCTCTTCCTTGGATCAGGGGTTAGGTTACCGCCCTAACTCTTACACGCATTTCACCGCCAAGACGCTTCTTCACTTAGATTGACCTGAACGTTCAGGGATTATTTGACACCCATCACGATTGTATCGATTGAACTTGTTGAAGCATCAGCTCTAACCTAGCCCCATCTCCGTCGAACCGTTTTGTATATTGAGCGGCTCGAACGGAAGCCATTTCTCTGGAGATACCCCATGACACGCCCGCTTAGTAAGATTGCCCCAAGTTGGTGGGACTACACAACCCTTGACCCAACGCTGCTAGCTGATGCGGCCAAACTCTCAGCCGAAGACCTATCGTCGATGTCACGCCCAGGATTTTCGGTTCGTATCATCGATACCCTCGAAGAGTTCTACCTAGCCGAAGCACTCGAGTACATCAACGCGTGGAAGCAATCCACCGATGATCGACCTACCGGCATCTGCGGGCCAATCGGTCCGACCGAACAATTGCCTCTGGTTGCCCGTTTAGTCAACGACCTTGAGATCGACATTCGTGCTGCCCACTTCTGGGGCATGGACGAATGGGTTGATGAGCATGGCAAGCCTGTCTCAATCGAGCACCCGTTGAGCTTTGCCAAAGCGGACATGGAAATGTGCTTCAACAAGATCAATCCCAAATTGCGAATGCCTGACTCTCACTTGCATTTCCCCGCCGGGGACCTAGACGCCTACTCCAAGACGTTTGACGAAATCGACTGCTTGGTGATGCAGGGCGGACAAGGCGAAGTCAAACATTGGGCGTTCAATGACCCGCCGAAACGAGAAGGCGAGCATCTCAATGCGCCGCCATCAGCCGCCGAGTATCGTCAGCTTAAGACTCGCGTGACCGACTTGCACCCCATGACGATCATTCAAAACGCTCGCACCAGTGGTGGTGGCCAAGTTGCACTCGTGCCCACTCAAGCGGCCACGGTCGGACCAGTTGAAACTTGGAAATCGAAATGCGTTTCCATTTGGCAAGCCGGCATGCACGACAACCCATTCGGCATCCGCCTTACCACGCTGATGATCTCGCAGGGCATCGCTGATGCCTCGGTTCCGATGTCGCTGCTGGCCGAACACGACGATGTCTGTTTCACGCTTCTTCGATCTGGTATCGGGGTTTGCGAAACCGAAATGCACTAACTCAGCGATGCAAAATCGCTGAGCCAACCTAGCGAAACGACAAATCAGTGTTGGTGATGTCCCCACGACGTGTAGCCGCCACTGACGTTTGCTACATCAAACCGGTGTTGCATAAGGATTCGTGTTGCCACATATCCTCGCTGTCCCACTTTGCAGTACGCGTTAATCTTCTGACCTTGCGGCAATTCTGATTTTCGTTCGCGAAGACTTTCCAGTGGGATATTGGTGGCCCCGGGAATATGCCCTGCTGCAAACTCACTCTCGCTTCGAACATCGAGCAAGAACGCACCGTTGTCGCCAGCCAAAGCGTTTGCGTGAACTAAAGGTTGATCACCGCGAACGACTCCCGAAGCAACAAACCCAGCCATGTTCACTGGATCTTTTGCGTGTCCGTATTGCGGCGCGTAGCACAACTCGACCTCTTCCAAATCGAATACCGTCATGCCCGCTTGAATCGCCATCGCGATCACGTCGATTCGTTTGTCGACGCCGCTAGTTCCTACGCACTGAGCCCCCAAAACCACGCCGGATTTTGGATCGAAAAGTAACTTTAATGTCAGCGGTTGAGCACCGGGATAGTAACCAGCATGATCCGATGGGTGGATGTAAACCTTCTCGTAAGCGATTGAACTTCGCTGTAGTACTTTTTCGCTAAGCCCCGTCATTGCAGCCGTCATACCAAATACGCCAACAATCGCCGTTCCCTGTGTCCCTCGATAACTCGACTCGCGACCAAAAATATGATCTGCGGCAATGCGGCCCTGACGGTTGGCTGGACCGGCAAGAGGTATTTGAATCGGCGTCTTTGACACAAAACACTGCACTTGCGAAACATCGCCGACCGCGTAAATGTCTGGATCACTCGTCTGCATATGCTCGTTCGTCACAACTCCACCGCGGGGAGCGCATTCGATTCCTGAATCGACTGCCAACTTGCTCTCCGGACGCACTCCGATGCTAACGACCGCAAAATCAGCTTCCATCGTTTCGCCAGACTTCAAAAGCATTCGCAAACCGCCTTGCGTCTCTTCAAAACGTTCGACCGAATCATTCAAGCGAATATCGACACCCTGCGCTCGCATATGAGCATCAATTGAGCCAATCATCTCGCGATCCCATGGTGTCAGAATTTGATCACCAAGTTCGACTAATGTGACGTGAATGCCTCGCGATACGAGGTTCTCAGCGACTTCAATGCCGATAAACCCACCGCCGACGATTACCGCTCGCTTGGCCGTGGAAGTGACCACCGCATGCATGCGGTCAGCATCCGCCAAGTCTCGCAATTCCATCACTCGCGAACTTTCAATTCCAGGAATCGCTGGCCGGAACGAAGCGGCACCCGTAGCGATAACCAGCTTGTCATAGGATTCAAGATAAGATTCGTTCGAATCAAGATTTCGAACATGAACAATGTGTTTTTCTCGATCGATTTGCGTCACTTCACTGCGCGTTCGCACGTCAAGACGGTGACGCTCTCTCAACATCTTCACCGGTGCAACCAGAAGTTTCTGACGAGACTCGATCTTTCCACCGACATAGTAAGGCAACCCACAGTTCGCAAAAGAAGGATGTTCGCCTCGTTCCAGGACAACAATCTCAGCTGTCTCGTCCAGCCGCCTAGCTCTCGCGGCCGCAGAAGCTCCTCCGGCAACGCCGCCAATGATCACAATTTTCATACTAACAACTTAGGTAATAGTTTTCCGGTACGCTCACGATGAATCTAGATTTCGAACCACGCCACTTAAACAGTTGCCTCAGTTGCGCAGGCCGCGCCATCGCTGCATTGGTTCCAAGGCATCTTTGCCAACAGCATTCCCATGCCACAGGTGTCGGTGACTCCGGCAAATGTTAATCCAGCACCGATGAATGCAGGAACGCCGGCCCACAGAGCATTGCTGGTGACAATCGCAGCCAGCGATCCGGCAAACGCCAGCGATCCGGCGGTAATGCGAACCTGCCGCTCGAGCGATATTGCTTTCTTGCCTCGCAAGACAGGCAATCCCGCCGCATCCCATGCGGAAGTGCCTCCGTCGACGCTAACCACACTATCCGCCCCGGCGTCAATGAATTGCTGACACGCCTTTGATGATCGTCCACCCGACTTGCAGATCACGTAAAGGACATCGTTGCTAGATTTGCGATGATTCTCGACCATCGTTTTGAACGGTGGCGAATCAAGAGGAACGTTCTGAGCGCCAATCGCGTGAACTTCACGGAACTCGACAGGCGTGCGAACATCGATTAAACGAATAGGCCCAATACTTTGTTTCTTGGCTAGTTCGTGAACGCTAATGGTTTGCATCGGATGTCTCCTAAGGGAATCAGCGAGGGCTCGCGACTATGCGAGAAAGAATACTGAAGGGCGAATTGTCCAATATCGCTATCGCACAAAGCGGTTTTCAACACACGCCATCAATTGCTGGAGATGTGGTTCGGCGATTTCATAGTAGACGTGTCGACCTTGACGTTCGCTGGTCAAAAAACCGCAGCGTTGCAGCAACCTAAGATGCTCGGATCCGACATTGTCGGGAATCTCACAATCCTCGGCCAACTCGCCAACCGAGTAGCGACCACTCAGCAAGAGTTGCACAATTCTCAATCGCACCGGATGAGCGAGCGTTTTCAAGCACTCAGCCGCTTCAGTGAATTCCTGAACCGAGCCTTTGGGCTTTACTTGCTGAGATTTCGCTTGCTGTTTCGTCTTCGATTTTGATGAGTTCGCCATTGGTTCTCCCTACGCCCTGAGATCATCATATCGACATATTACGATATGTCCATCATCACTTTGAATCGTTTTTGCAGAAGTTTCCGGTTCTCAAGCTATTCGCGACGTCCATTCCGCTCGGTCGATCACATCGCTGATAAACATCTGCTGAGCAACGAGGATGGATTCGTGCAACTGCTCGGCCGTCACGGAACCTGCTTTGTTGGACACATCAAGCGTTCCGGTGGCGTCGCTTAAAAATTCAACGGCATAGCCACGATGAAACGCTTGACGCGCAGTGGTGTCGCAGCATACCTGAGTCATGTAGCCAGCGATGCAGACAGTGTCGACATCGTTCGCTTTCAGGAAGTCATCGAGATCAGTATTGGTGAATGAACCTGGGAGTTGCTTATCGACAAGCAAGTCGCGCGGTCGCGATTCGACTTCCTCGAGCAGTTGCCACATATCGCTTCCATGCCGAAACATGGGCGAATCGGGATCGGGCTGATGATGCCTTACCACGACCGTCGGGATTTTTGCTTTTGCAGCATCGTCCATGACTGCAAGAATCGCTTCCAAATGGCCCGCGGGATGGCGGATCGGCAGTGCACCGTCAAAGTATTCTCTTTGAACATCAATCACAATGAGTCCGCGTTTCATCATTGACCCTTTCATAAGTTTGTAATGCGTGATCCAACGGGAACGCACTTCGCATAACGTTGGACCGAGGCATCATGATCGCCTTTAAGCTTTGCTCATCATACCCGTTCAGCTACACAAGCGTCCCCATGTGATCGCCCACGCGAGCGTATAGTTCCCGCTGTTGTTGAGAATTTTGGATCAGATCCTCGTCGAACTGAATGCGACCTGGTTCAAATATCAAGATGGTCGATGATCCTCCGAAGCGGAAGTAACCCTTCTCATCTCCCTTGCCAACCATCGCGCCCTCGTTGAACGTTTGGCAGATTCCGCCCACACAAGTTGCACCAATTTCCAACAACAAAACGTCGCCGAACGCTTCAGTTTCCAATACTGTTATGCAACGTTTGTTCGTGGCCAGGATCTGGATGTTCTGCCAAAGCGCAATGGGATTTACCGAATACAACGGGCCGTTGATAAGTCGCGTGCGACCGGCATGTCCCGCCGCAGGAAAGTGAAAGCGATGATAGTCGACCGGGCAAAGTCGAGAGAGCAGCAAACTTCCGCTGGCATAAGTCTCGGCGAGTTGGTCGTCATCAAGTAGCTTTGCCAAGTCAAACATTTCGCCCTTCACAAATAAACCTTCACACCGAGACAAGTCGGGAACACAAAGGTGACGACCATCGGCAGGGAAGACCACCGATGATGGGTCTGGATCAATCGGGCGTGCCTCGGGCTTGAGTTTGCGAAAGAAGAATTGGTTGAAATTATCGAACTCAGACGGCTCACGCAAGAACTCTCCCGCATCAAGGCCAAACTCTTTGATGAAGGGAGCAATCTTGTCTTTAGATACCGGGCGATCCATTCGCCATCCATACCAATGCGAAAACAGAGGCCGCTTAACCAACGTGTGTAACGCTGACTTTCCCAAAGCTGTGCCGTACGTCCAGCGAAGAAACTTGTCGCCGTAGACCTCTTCGATGCATGTCTCGCGACGATACCGATCGTAATAGACGATTTCGTCCATGAATGCATGAACCCGTTGGAAGTGAAAGTCTAAAAATGAAAACCAAGCGACCGCAAACGTGAATCGAGACTGCCGCTAGTACACCACCGCAATGTCGTCACGACTTTGCAATTTGCTTCGTTTCGTTCGCGATCGCGTGCTGATCGTTTCGTCCGACATGGAACTCGACAGCGACCAAGCATAACGACGCTGACAGAATTGCGTGCGGCGAATTGTAGTGGAACAGAGGACGAAAGGCATCCGCCTTACCTATGCAATCGCAACAGGTCGCTGCAACGGTTGTCTGAACTAACAGAAGCGAGTTTGCACGTCATGGATTGCCAACACTAACAGGAACTATCAATGCGTTCACCTCGAATCACTTTTCGCTACACAGCTTCGCTGAGCTGGATTTATTTTGCGAACCCGGAATCCATCAGATCGCTCCCAGTAGTGGTACCGAACTTACCCGCTGTCACACCGAACAATTATCGGAGAGACCCTAGCGGTGTATTCTTCTGAGCGATCCAGGTGACTTCTATACTTCTGCGCTATCAACGTTCATTCCAAGGTCTACCTCCAGCGGTTTGGAGCTTGGCGCTGGTGATGCTTGTCAATCGTAGCGGAGCGATGGTGATTCCGTTTCTATCGCTGTACCTCGCGCACGAAATGGGCTGGGGTGAACTATTCGCAGGAAAGTCAATCGCAGTCTACGGCGCCGGCGCTTGCGTTGGTGCATACCTAGGCGGTCGACTTGCAGCGTGCATTGGCGCGCAGCGAGTTCAACAGTATTCGTTGCTAGGAAACGCGATCGGTCTTTGCGTACTTTCGATGATGGATACCAAGGCCAGTATTCTGGTGACCCTCTTTTGCCTGAGTGTTGTTTCCGAAGCCTTTCGTCCTGCCAACGTAACGGCAATCTGTGAATCGGTGCCGGACCACCTCCAACGCCGCGCTTTCGCCTTGAATCGAATGGCGATCAATCTCGGCTTCACACTCGGACCAGCAATTGGCGGTGTCTTGGCAGGTATTAGCTACTCGATGCTGTTCTACGTCGATGCGGCATCCTGCATCGGTGCAGCATTCGTCTTGATCCGATCGAAACATCTTGGACGTTGTCACAAGGCTCGGCCAGCGGAGGTTCACAATGTGTTGGACAATGCTGACGGCATGACTTTAGTTCGACCTTTTCACTTTGCCGCCTTCTTAGGTCTCTCATTGCTCGTTTTCCTGATCTTCTTCCAATTGATGAGCACCTACCCAATCTACTTGAGAAACCAACTCGGGATGCTCGAGTGGCAGATCGGGTCACTCATGTCCATCAACACCCTCATGATTGTCGCTTTCGAAATGGTGTTGGTAGAGTCGATGCAGAAGTATCAATCCTTGTCCGTGATGGCTTTGGGTGTCTTCATACTCTGCGAAGGTTTCGCGCTGCTTAGCGTTGGTGGCGGAGCGGGAATCGCAATCGCAGCGTTGGTCGTGTGGACGATTGGCGAAATGATGGTGATGCCCGTGATGATGACATTTGTGGCCCAATCATGCGAACCGAACTATCGCTCACGACGCATCGGAGTGTACTCAACGACGCTATCGGTTGCGTTTGTGCTTGCGCCGTTGCTTGGTGCGTGGTGCTATTCCATTTACCCAGCTTTTATTTGGTGGCTCGCGGCCCTGATAGGTCCCATCGCAAGCTTGGGTTTACTGCAACTTCGATTCGAAATCGATCGAGGCTGCGGCGTGAATGAACCTTCCGTAGTTCAGTCGCGAGAACAGGCAATTCGCGAATTACGCGTAGACATGATTGATCCACATGTCTAGCTGCAAACTGCTACCAACGAATCAACTTTCGGGGTGTTCAGTTTCCATGTCTTGCAGAAGCAAGTTTAGTGCGCCGACCGACATGCTTATTTCCCGTAGCAGGACAGCGAGCGATCCTACCATCAAAATTAGGCTTAAAGCAAAGACGATCTTACCCACTACCACTAACCCGGCGAACAACAATCCCATGCAAACGGTACATGACAACAAGCTTGAAACGCCTAGCGTCTGCATGTCACGGATTAGATTGACCCGTTTTCGTAGATTGGCAATTTGCGCTGCTGCAATCGGATCGGACGTCGCTAAGTACTCGACGTGCAACTTACGTATGATCGAAGCCAAAGTCAGGAAGCGATTGGTGTAAACCAATAGCAACAAGGAAATTGTCGAAAATAGTAGCGCGGGTGTGGTGAGTTCAATGTTCACGTTCGATCCTTCTTCGTTTGGTCAAGCATTCGCTTCTCAGCGCTGCTTGGCTCGCTCTTCTTTGCGAGCAGGAAAATCAACAACGACAAGTTTTTGATTTGGCTCATCCCAAGCGTATTCTTGGTAGTACGGAAGCATAGGCAGCCGGATGCCATTTCCACTACCTGGCTTGATGATTTCGGCCATGAATGTTGGGTGATCCAGAGGTTCAGGATCACGAATGCTGCTGGCGTTGCGAAGCTGAATTGCTTTTTCAACACCCATACCACCGATCTTTCCGACCGATGTGCGATACGCTCCCGCACTTGCCAACAATGGATTGGAAGTCTCTACCGACGTACTCGCCAACACAGCCCCATTAGCGATCGCTTCTTCAAGAACGAGGACATTCTGAGTCGTCTTGCCAATTATTTCGCGGGGTGTCGCTTCTTCCGCAGTCACGCCGGGAGTCGTTGATTCTTTCGTTTTGTCGGCCTGAGATGCAGTGGGCATGCAACCGGCAAGCATAGAACAAGTCACGATTCCGACGGCGTACAGAGATTTCATTTGAGCGTCCCGAGTTTGAAGAAGAGTTAGGATTCGCAACCAGTAGGCAGCGAGTTCAACTTGGCGAAACGTACCTCCGTTCGCCAACATACTGCACCATATTCACGTTGTAGGCAACGAGCATTTACTTATGGTTGATCATTTTACGGATGCCATGATCAAGGGCATCGATTTGCGCTTTCGCTTTGTCCATCGGCAAACCCTTAGCAACGCCGGGTCGTTGATGACCGACGTGGTCAAGCCATGCCAAGTGCATCACGCCTTGCCGTTTGCGGACAAGATTCGTCAATTCGTCGTTGGTCG
This region of Rubripirellula amarantea genomic DNA includes:
- a CDS encoding metallophosphoesterase family protein — translated: MRRFVIGDIHGCDKALRTIIDTIAPNPSDEIIFLGDYIDRGPNSKGVIEQLLKLTSECQVITLRGNHEIMLQGVALHGLDEQLWLANGGRATLTSYGGKIAKIPDSHMDFFHGLRAYHETGESIFVHAGYDHSLEMHRQPEMNTYWMHLAFPFPPPHVSGKRVYVGHSPQGSGDILDLGHLVCLDTYCFGGGYLTAFNLDTLDCIQADRHGHLRRAPFAIVGDGIKRLASRLGATYRKFSKDKTEPDDDPTPDAKES
- a CDS encoding FAD-dependent oxidoreductase; this encodes MKIVIIGGVAGGASAAARARRLDETAEIVVLERGEHPSFANCGLPYYVGGKIESRQKLLVAPVKMLRERHRLDVRTRSEVTQIDREKHIVHVRNLDSNESYLESYDKLVIATGAASFRPAIPGIESSRVMELRDLADADRMHAVVTSTAKRAVIVGGGFIGIEVAENLVSRGIHVTLVELGDQILTPWDREMIGSIDAHMRAQGVDIRLNDSVERFEETQGGLRMLLKSGETMEADFAVVSIGVRPESKLAVDSGIECAPRGGVVTNEHMQTSDPDIYAVGDVSQVQCFVSKTPIQIPLAGPANRQGRIAADHIFGRESSYRGTQGTAIVGVFGMTAAMTGLSEKVLQRSSIAYEKVYIHPSDHAGYYPGAQPLTLKLLFDPKSGVVLGAQCVGTSGVDKRIDVIAMAIQAGMTVFDLEEVELCYAPQYGHAKDPVNMAGFVASGVVRGDQPLVHANALAGDNGAFLLDVRSESEFAAGHIPGATNIPLESLRERKSELPQGQKINAYCKVGQRGYVATRILMQHRFDVANVSGGYTSWGHHQH
- a CDS encoding YqgE/AlgH family protein codes for the protein MNNNLTGRLLIASPHLSDGNFLRSVIFMIRHDVEGAFGLTINRPTSRRFRDLVDSSSVDGKPREDDFIFRGGPVDGPLLALHDLAGVGEPCGPYDPSHEPTSQNNAMHGSKFTVLPSPSDAWGAMSIELGNPPAWITGDDDHLRILLRRSDARVRYVAHYAGWGPGQLDEELRVGGWLAGDADPDLIFGNADDVWEKAVKQCGQQVLSEIAPGVAFGDPSLN
- a CDS encoding cysteine hydrolase family protein, which gives rise to MKRGLIVIDVQREYFDGALPIRHPAGHLEAILAVMDDAAKAKIPTVVVRHHQPDPDSPMFRHGSDMWQLLEEVESRPRDLLVDKQLPGSFTNTDLDDFLKANDVDTVCIAGYMTQVCCDTTARQAFHRGYAVEFLSDATGTLDVSNKAGSVTAEQLHESILVAQQMFISDVIDRAEWTSRIA
- a CDS encoding sugar phosphate isomerase family, whose amino-acid sequence is MTRPLSKIAPSWWDYTTLDPTLLADAAKLSAEDLSSMSRPGFSVRIIDTLEEFYLAEALEYINAWKQSTDDRPTGICGPIGPTEQLPLVARLVNDLEIDIRAAHFWGMDEWVDEHGKPVSIEHPLSFAKADMEMCFNKINPKLRMPDSHLHFPAGDLDAYSKTFDEIDCLVMQGGQGEVKHWAFNDPPKREGEHLNAPPSAAEYRQLKTRVTDLHPMTIIQNARTSGGGQVALVPTQAATVGPVETWKSKCVSIWQAGMHDNPFGIRLTTLMISQGIADASVPMSLLAEHDDVCFTLLRSGIGVCETEMH
- a CDS encoding rhodanese-like domain-containing protein; amino-acid sequence: MQTISVHELAKKQSIGPIRLIDVRTPVEFREVHAIGAQNVPLDSPPFKTMVENHRKSSNDVLYVICKSGGRSSKACQQFIDAGADSVVSVDGGTSAWDAAGLPVLRGKKAISLERQVRITAGSLAFAGSLAAIVTSNALWAGVPAFIGAGLTFAGVTDTCGMGMLLAKMPWNQCSDGAACATEATV
- a CDS encoding Dabb family protein, producing the protein MKIAILTSILFLGIVIGMAPLPALAQDESERVLRHAVFFKFKETSSEKDIQSVVDAFVALPTKIDSIVNFQWGTNNSPEGLDDGFTHAFLLTFNDESGREEYLPHPAHKEFGNVLRPHMADVFVVDYWGSKSTEDLQGEIKHAVFFKFKDDASSEAVKNVEDAFAALPSKIDTIKAFEWGTNNSPETHDDGFTHCFMVTFADDDGRKVYLPHPDHQAFVKVLGPVLDKVRVIDFQVTPK
- a CDS encoding ArsR/SmtB family transcription factor translates to MANSSKSKTKQQAKSQQVKPKGSVQEFTEAAECLKTLAHPVRLRIVQLLLSGRYSVGELAEDCEIPDNVGSEHLRLLQRCGFLTSERQGRHVYYEIAEPHLQQLMACVENRFVR
- a CDS encoding redoxin domain-containing protein; the encoded protein is MPRSILGSLTCLLFSVVSCSDALAVDKVQLQPVLLQMIRDTAIHEELSLSSDQVGTVLGQLPEIDGPWFRARNLQPAEQTRVINELTDALRSRLADTLTPQQSNRLRQLERQALGTRMVLRQDVVDELDISDDQLSRFNEAAAKTETEAAAVQKEVFDGKIDNRAAGKRVEALQKEERTHMVATLNENQRAMLSKLTGKPFDFGKIKRMYPLAPELEDDGVTWIQGGPLTLSELRGKVVAVHFYAFQCINCQRNFPHYKAWHKDYEDDGLVVIGIQTPETPAERRLEKVSAAVKNDGFEFPTMLDAESSNWKAWHNTMWPTVYLIDKEGFLRRWWQGELNWNGTPGEQQMRDTIEILLAE